DNA from bacterium:
CGAGTGCCGCAAAGTACATGGAGGATTTCCTCCCCAGCTCCGTGCGGAAAAGCGCGGGTATGTCACGTGGTCCGATCATGCGTACGGGTGCGAAGCTCGCATGACGCGGGAGCCGTGAAAATATCCAATGTGTTCGGAGTACTTTCCGAAATACGACAGGTACAGTAGACATCCGTTCCAAACGGTGCGTGATTCGTAGTTCTCAGCAGGTAACGATCTGTCTATGGCACTCTCGGAAAGTTGAGATGGGCGGTAATAAGTGAAATTAGGGAATTCACGACGTTTTGTCAAGCGGGAAAATGCGTCCCCCCGCCGCGATGCAGCGATGCTGCACGAGTTCGGCCGCGTGCTCGAGAAAGCGAACATCTTCGTTTGAAAAACGCGCATGACGGGGACTGTCCACATCAAGAACGCCCCAGACGCGTTGTTCCGCATCGAACAGCGGCACGACCACCTCCGAGTTCGACGCTGCATCGCAGGCGATATGTCCCGGAAAGCTGTGCACATCATCGACATGCTGCGTTTGGCCATCTGCGGCCGCTGTGCCGCAGACTCCGCTGCCGATCGGGATCAACGTACAGGCAGGCTTGCCGTGGAACGGCCCCAGATAGAGCACATCACCCTCAGCGAGATAGAAACCAAGCCAGTTCACCTCCGCCATCGACCAGTACAGAAACGCTGCAGCGTTCGCAAGCTGTGTCAGAAGTGGTTCCGAAGGCTGCATCAGCGCATCGAGCTGTGCGAGCAGCGCTTCAGGTGTCGAATCCTGTGATACTGGAGTGTCGGTCATGATGTGGGATGCTCCGATTTGACAATTAGCCGAAAATACCTAGCTTTACTTATTCTCACAACTATGAGGGTCTTCAGCATGAACCGCCGCTTCATTTCGATTTCGTTGATCGTCCCCGCACTTCTTCTCATCGCTGCGGGCAGCCTTCAGGCACAGTCTTCAGGCGAACGGCACTATTACATGAGCAAGTCGCACTGGGGCGTGGGTGCCCAGGCGGGACTGATGTCCGGCATGGGCGTCGGCGTGCGTTTCCACCCACTCGGACGCTTCGGTGTGCAGCTGGCAGGTGGACTGCTGGCCGGTGAAAAAACCATGGCATCCGTCGGATTTGAAGGACAGTTCGATCTCGACTGGCGTCACCGCTCCCGCTTCTTTGCATTCGTTGGTATGGGGTATTATACGAACGGGGAAGACGAACTCACCGTGGCTGACGGCACCTGGGAACCGGGAAAAGAAGATCCCCGCCTTGTGTCGCCGTTCCGCGCAGGACTCGGTCTCGGCTATGAATGGGATATCTCGAACACGCTGATCTTCACCGGAAGCATCGCATTTACGTATTTCTCTGAAGGGACCTTCCTTCCGCTTCCGCAGGTTGGCCTGTACTACCTGTTCGACTGATACGGCTATTCGATTGATACGGGACAGATACCAACAGCCCCGGATCATCTCAGATCAGAAATTTCCTCG
Protein-coding regions in this window:
- a CDS encoding GAF domain-containing protein codes for the protein MTDTPVSQDSTPEALLAQLDALMQPSEPLLTQLANAAAFLYWSMAEVNWLGFYLAEGDVLYLGPFHGKPACTLIPIGSGVCGTAAADGQTQHVDDVHSFPGHIACDAASNSEVVVPLFDAEQRVWGVLDVDSPRHARFSNEDVRFLEHAAELVQHRCIAAGGRIFPLDKTS